A single region of the Rhodanobacter sp. LX-99 genome encodes:
- a CDS encoding GIY-YIG nuclease family protein, producing the protein MEFTLYILECADGSFYIGHADDLGKRLTQHDEGKGCVYTSTRRPLKKLIHTEGFETRYEALTMERKLKGWSRAKKLAYMAGDWKAVGDLAKGKHRYQRLL; encoded by the coding sequence ATGGAATTTACCCTCTACATCCTCGAATGCGCCGACGGAAGCTTTTACATCGGCCATGCCGATGATCTCGGCAAACGACTGACGCAGCACGACGAAGGCAAGGGTTGTGTCTACACCTCGACCCGCCGTCCGTTGAAAAAATTGATCCACACGGAAGGTTTCGAAACGCGTTACGAAGCTTTGACCATGGAGCGCAAGCTGAAAGGTTGGAGCAGGGCCAAGAAACTGGCGTACATGGCTGGTGACTGGAAAGCTGTCGGTGATCTGGCCAAAGGGAAACATCGGTATCAGCGTTTGTTGTGA